The genomic window AAGtacttttaatacaaaagatttaacttatttcgttaaaaaaaattaaagccaCTTGTATTTACATctattataagtaataaattttgaaatagagaGTTTACAGGTGATGTTGTCCATTTTTTGGGGCCTAAGCAAAcaagtttgatgaaaataaaaaccttttttcattaatattaaggaaaatagtgaattattggatgccaaaattgggccaacaaatagaaggacttaaacctaactgtctataaaaaaatgtatagtacAACTgtcttgttttatatatatatatataaaagaagggCTGAAACGTTACGGGCTTCTCAAATAGATGGCcctatttttttagattgatcTCATTTTCagtagtaccaaccttcaaaagacagctaaTCTGTTCTTTAGCTTGTGAGCTACTTTTACAAcggatcaaaataaaatgaaaatcgtgttttaattttatactgcttgtagatggaaaaaaatacccTTCAAGCTAAACAATGGCTCAAAAGTAGAATGGTGACTCCGCTCCACAAAgcgagtaaaaataaaaataatttaaaaatattcaattttgaattttaaaaaaaaaattctttgttaaGCCTGGGACTTTTCAGTTCATCTGTTATATGAccctaaaattaattttaaaatatgttattacattgttatacaatcttatttccatgatgaagataaaaattaacaattataatgaaaagaataatatatttttctctaattatcatatttttctcgtccctaatctataaaaaaaaatatacaaatctagccatttttagggGTATTCACAAGGTCTCGACAAGTGGAGGCTTAAGGGGCTGTATCCCACCCTCAATTagggaatttttgttttttactataattctttttcataaaaatttaattttagtgaataattgtggattttttaaatttttttccaaaaaaaattaattttttgtaaataactggatttttgaaacttttttccaaaaaatgtaatatttgcaatttcatttttttcaaaaaattaaattttctgtgaatggctacggatttctgattttttttttttttttttaaaggtttattgtaaatttgtccattttatgtagtaaaaatatcaactttgaaccCCCAAGATGATATCTCcctcaattatgatgcaattgatGATGTCAGTGAAAATTCTTTGAGGCTGAATGTATTAACTAGTTGCGTCGATTAGGAAATCTACAAAGTCTactgatttattaaaatatgaaaagcgGCTTTAATCTgacaatttatcaatattttttaataaccttaGGTTATTAGATATGTCCTTTCCATTTCGAACGATAAATTGTCTTCCTTGAAAGGAATTTCACAGGTAACTTACAGTAATTCACTTcctataaaagtataataactCATAAAATTGGATTGAAGCAAAGCTATTAGTAAACTTCATAGTACTTGCATTTGTACTTAAATATACTGGTGGTACTTGTAAATTACTTCAAATACctctaaaaaaacactttatacttaaaatttgaattaagtaGTTGTACTTAACATAAGTACATTTAAAATCTAAGTGGCCTCTATTGGAATagagtatttactatttatttatggcAAGGTAATTCTTCTCCAACAAGTTATTATTTAACCCCCTTTATCCATGATTTATGTTGCTATTAATACTGGGTACACTTTGTGACTTCATGATGACTGAACAGGAAATAACTCTACAAATCCTGGGGTCATATAATGAATTGTTATGTAACAATATAACAATTCTTTATGTTGGTTAAACATTACGGCTTTGTATGTCACTTATAGACgttaaacaagttttttttaagggggtATCTTATTATTCTATGTACGTATTTAACCTTTTGAGATGCTTATCATGTGATTACAGTATGgttgttcattttatataatatttcaattacattCCATTCTAGAGAGTCGTCATTAAAGATATGTTATTTTGGCTTATTCCCTGGGGGCTTCATACTTGATGTctgtaataattaaagaaaagcaactttcaaaaactaaattccTTTGAGGATTGAAATTTACCTGGAGTTAGGGATTGCGATAGCATTTAAAAACTACAACAAAACAAACATTGCAGGATGAGAACAATTGGAATTCATccaatgaacaaaataataatgaaagatttCATTATGTGAACGCGTTtgacatacatattatgtatttcaaatattagaatatacatatattatgtatctctcattaatattaattacatatcatTATTGATTTTGGTTTATGTTTGAGAATGGATGAAAATAGATAGAAGGATTAGCCAAAGGTACCAGAGCTGATGCGATCGAGGAAAGAGAGAACACGGTCCTCAATGTGCTTCACTTTGATTTCCCAAACAAGTGTAGAATTTGCAGGAACAAGACCTTCGATACCCTTTTCTCCGTATCCCTTCTTAGGAGGAACAACAACAGTTCTCTCTTCACCTAAACAGGCACCGGATACACCACTGTCGAAACCCTCGATTCCAACAGTACCAACTGTCAAAGGCAAGAGTTCTGTAGCATAAGTTTCATCGTAGACTTCAAGAGAACCATCAGGCTTAGCAATTTTGCCAACATAGTTGATACGGACACGATCTCTTTTTCGAGTAATTTTATCATTGGAGCAGTCACCTTTCTTGGTGGTATCAATTTCGATTTCTTTGTCAACATCTACTAATTCAACGTCAAAAATGAGATCGGCATTTGGAGGAATGAGACCATCTCCGGCtcctatggattttgaaaaatagaaataaaacataggtattattttaattaagttttagaACGTACCCTTTTCACCATAAGCAAGACTGGAAGGGATGTTGAGAGTGAGTTTTTCACCGATACAAGTTCCTACGAGTCCTTCATCCCAACCTTTGATAACAAGTCCTTTTCCAAGCTCAAAATGAATCGGGTTTTTATGAGTGTTGGAGTCAAAAACCTTTCCATTGGAGGCAAGTTTTCCACTGTATACAACATGGACTTCATCTCCAGACTTAGCTTGAGCCAATTTATGGCATGGTTTTCTCTCAGTTACCTTTCGGTTCAATTGCTGACTGAATGAGTCTTGAATGAAGAGAGATAGAGAACAAAGAATGATTGTTGCTCCTCTCATGATAGATATAATCCTCTATTCAGCTGGATGGTGAAAAAAGGACTGGACAACAATTGGTGATTCTCACTGGCTTTAATATTAAGTCCGACCAAGATTTTTAAGGAGTGTTGAGAGAGTGTGATCCCAACAACAATAGGCGTACACGTACTAAGTACCTATAtgcctacatacatataaggaAATACCTTCTTCAATCATGTTTGAACCAATTTACAAGCAACAAGTATGTTTGACTCCATTCAAACATTCAACCTAACCAGTGTTTGACACACGACAAGCACTCCTTAATCTAATAAGATATTTGAggtgatttttatatatattaagcaaATACTCAcacatgtttgttttttaccatCCTCGGATGGATGTgcctattaaattaattcaagccCCATTCATCATAAATCCAGTTATATTATGtacgtatttatatattttataataaaggcATTATATAAAGGACATTTTTAATCATAGTAAAGGATTGTcaaggaatttttaaatttttaatatgaagaacCTTATGAGTAGTACAAAATCTCATCATTCCAGTatgttcttaatatattattaaacaaaggGTGACCACCCGGGATAAAGTGCACATAAGCGGTTAGGATCTCTTGCTTGATGAATCAAAGCATTTACCTGACCTTGAATGGACATATTGAAACCTTCTTCAAAACCATCGAGTTTTTGACCAACTCTCAATAAAACCCTTTCAGCCATGCGATTCCCACCTCCATCATTAGCAGCTCTAGAGGGTGAGTCGCTACTTTGTTCCCATTTGGCTCTTGTTTTTGCATCAGGTGCTCTTCCAAACTGTAGGCGGTAGGCTTTATCCGGCGTAAGAGACCAGTTATAGAGGGGGTCATGAACCATAACTTGAAGAATCGTGAAAATGCTTTCCTTGTTATTTCGTAGAACACTGAGTGTGGACTCACAACTTCTTCTAAAAGTCCCCTCAACTCCACAAGTTCCAAATCCATCAACAATGTCTCTAGAAAGACGAAATGGAATGGTTTCTGGAGTGGGTAATATTTTTCCCTGTTCAAAGGCTATCCCCAAATCAATATGTACCAAATGCCCTGTAGTTTTatgaataagaatattttgaatatgacgATCACCCAAGCCAAGTATGTAACCAACCATGGAAGCAGCAGCTGCAGATCGGGTATAGGCCTCACGTCTTTCATAGTGCATCTCTGGCGAAGGAAAATGCTCCAAGAAAAACTGATGCATGACTGGATGAAAATGTTCACAAATATCAGTGAAGGCCTTCAGTTTCTTTAAATGATCCTTGGAGGCTTGGGCTTTGACAAGTTTGACACGGCAATCGTAGGCAGAGTAATCATCTGGATGATAACGAGCATGAGCTCCTGACTTGTTATCAGCACCTACAAGGTAGTCCTTAAGGGGCATTGTATTCTGACACCATTCCAAGACTCCACTTCTCTGAGAAAGAGCAACAACTTTATAAGTTTGGACTTTGAGTTTAGGATCTTTTAAAAGACTGTTCATGAGATTGAACACTTGTTGCATGACTGCATCCTGTCTTAAATCGTCCTTTCCCTTAACTAACATAGGCCTTTTTATACCATCTGTCCCAATACAATAAATCTTCTTTGGAGCATTCACTCCACCCACAGTTTcataaaaatctgaaaactCCCTTATTCCCACAAAAGAATACTTTCCTATCTTTGACACAGGTATGAACTCTGTAAGAATAGGAACATGATCCATATCACAAATCTTACGGATGGGGTTTGATGACCCCAGTTTAATTTTGTTGGACTCATTACTTCTTGGAGGAGGGGATTTTTCATAAGCAAACTGAATTAGAGTTAGACATATATTTTCCATATCTTTGAGAAGCGAACCATGTttcaaatcttgttttttaaatacttgaagCAACTTTTTTGCAGCAAAAGTTCGATCCTCATCCCCCAGTGAGATATTCTTTTTTCCTCCCTTTCCTAAAGTAAACGCATCGTCTGCTTGAGAATTTGCAAGGGCCAATACAACTGGGAGTGTATGATGAGGATGATCTCTCATACATTGAACCATTAAATTCATAAGAATTTTGCCAAAATTACCTTCCTCAAGCTTAAGAGTCATCCGTGCAGCGAGTTGATAGAGCAggtttacaaatttaaaagtacGGATTTCATTAATGGACTCAGATACCACGACACTCACGTCAGGGTCTTGGGAGTTTGAGAACCATAGGGAAACAAATCTAAAAATTTTGAGATCATGCGGAGAATCGCCTGCAATGAAGgcgtttaaataattttgcaaggCTAACAAAAGGTACTTTTGTCTATCTCTTTGAATTGACTCAACTTCAAGTTTGTCGATATTACTATGACGATTTAAAATAACAGCAGATTGTTTTACATCCTTATCAAGATCTTTTCCAACTTGATTtctggaaagaaaaaaacaacattgttATCATATGTGATTAATTACggaattaatgaataattcattttacaaattagaGCTCTCCTCTTGAATctctttcattaatttttgtttatcttcaAAATCCTTGGACTTAATGTGATCGGATATATTTTGATACTGATCGTCACAAAATGATGCTAAATTTATATATGCCTCTAACATAAGAGAGTTTTTTCGCTTTGGATCCTCCAGTTCTTCGTAATATGACACTGATTTTTGCAAGTACTTGTCCAGAATTATGGGTGCACTTTCAGATTTTAACATATACATCCATTGACCTAAAGTTCCCAATACTTGAGGATATATGCTAAATAAAGTACATaaccattataatataatttattaacaactatgaaataaatttacctCGTCATTTCGTCTCCATCTTGATTCATAATGGACAGATCATTGGCCAACTTCTTAAGTAGTAAGACGGCCGTTTTCTTATTATTCCATTCCCAGAGAAGCTTTGCCTCCAAAAATTGTGCCTTCAATTTGAGGACTCTGTTCCCAACTGAAGCCTCTTTGAGTGAGAACACACAACTTTTTGCTACATGAAAGTCAGAATGATCCAATGCAATTTCTGCTAAGTGTGAACactctttaacaaaaaatttcaacgcCATATCCTTAACACTGGATTTAACGTCTGAGTTCCCTAACTGGGATAGGTAAAAGATGCACCTTTGTCTTTTAGTATCAACAGAGaacttataatttaaatggTTTGACTCCTCTATGTAGTCGTTTGCTTTCAAGCATTCAATTTCTCGAAGAGCCATAAATTGTCCAAGACTTTTACTCACTCCAATTGAGGAATGAACATCATTTAAATGAATGGATTTACGGGCATTAGCAATAAAGTAGTCCAAATCCTCATCATCACGTCTAACTAGCTTAGATAAACATGAATATCGATTTTCAGCGAATGACTTAGTTTCGCTTCGAAGACTCACGTCGACATCATCCCATTGACTCAATTTCCATGCACACTCATACCGTAAATCTTTTATCTCAGTGTCATCCTCTTCATCTACTTGTTTGgcattattaatgatatatgaATAAAGGGTATGATAAAGACCAGAGTTAAACATGGTAAGTAGATACTTCTTTTGAGCCTTTCCTTTGCTAACTAAAGAATCACAAAACCCAAGAACTTTGAAGCTCTCTCGTTCCTGAGCCAAGTGATCAATTAAAGCTATTTCATCCCCTTCGATCAAACGACTCTCTCCGCATCCATTCAGAGCATCCGTGTTTCCTAAGGCGGCAAATGCTTCGTACAAAATACTTTGGCATTTCTGACTTTCCAAAGGGAAAAGCTCGTAAATAATATCAAGGATATTGTGACGATCAGACTCACTCATTTTAAGCTTGATATTTCCATACTTCCtacattaagaaataaataaattttaatatcatactcccttgaaaaaagattcaaatgaCTTACTCGACCATTTGCTGAGTCCAAATCTCAGAATATAAAATTGACTCAAAATACTCTGAAGTATTAAGTGAGGCTCGAGCAACATGAAGATAGTTAATATTGCTTagccaaaagttatttttccattttgttagGACATCGTTGCTCCTTTTTCGAGGTAAACTTTGAAGTCTTAAATGACGTACAACATTAAGACATGACATTACGCTAGATGGATTTAAGCCTTTATTTGAAATGGAGGATCTTGAGTCCGAGGTGTAATGTTCACTGAATATGGTATTTATCTTATTTgaaacttcttcttttattccttCATCTCCATTTAGTAAAAGAACATGaactaaaaatggaaatatatgttCACAAAATGCAGAATTAGATGCACAAAGGTCCACCAATGGGGTAAAAATTGAGAATGAGCGGGGATCgaaatatttgatcaaaatattagAAACTCTTTCTTTTATCCAGTTATCAAAGTCATCATTTTCTTCGATGATCCAATTAGATGCGtctttaaaattgtaattgacAAGAACCTCGCCTTTAAGGATCTCGTCATTTTCCAAAGTACAATAAAAAGGGATTAAAAGTGACTTATGCAGTTGGCtcattttttcagaatttacAATATCTTGAATAATGTCTAGCTTGCAAAGTACTTGGAGTGCATAATATGCCATCTTTGAAGTGGGATGATGCTCATCTAAAATCAGGTCCAaaagtaaaacaataatttctcTCAAATAATCTTTTTCGGGATTATTTGTTTCGGAGGCCACGATACTTTTATAAGGTTTAATTACAACAGAATTCAAGTTGACAGGTCCTATCTCCCCAAGACACTTTGACACAAGCtctttatgagtattttttaggaaaatatctaataatttatcaattaaagaaTGCACTGGACTACTCTTTGTGTTTTCCGATAATATTTGAGATCGATTCAGTTCTTCCAATATACTCTCCATTTCATTCTTCTTCGAACTAATTGACTCATGCAGGTACTTGAGACGATGAGGTGAAGGAAGACGAACATCATCCAAAAAGGATTCAATATCATCCAATAACGTGGTCCGAAAACTGTCCTTTCTCACATCCTGGAGAACCTTGTTATACTTACCGAACAAGATATCTGAGGGAAAAGGGCAAAGCTTCCTAATTTcaggtaaaaataaattagcgtTATCAATGAGGAGAAAGTCCAATATTGAATGGACATCACTTTCATGATCAGAATGTATGGGAATTAAGGAATTAACAATTGGAGCAAAGTATGGATTCATAATTGATGGTAAATGAGACACACAAGTACAGATTAGCGTGTATAGAACTTTAAGAGACAATTGTATAACTGATCCACTATTTTTAGAATCCCTCAAAGCTCTAAGCAAAGAGTCAGATATGTACcacattataaaatgaaaatgtttgaaAGATTCACTGGGGTGAAGAGAGTCTAGGAATATTTTAACTCCATGAAGGGATCGAATCCGTGTATCACAATTAGTTGGGGTTTTAAAAGCTGCCATAAAATTAAGACACATTTCCAGTAAACAACTCGAAATATTTTCGCCTAAAAATTCTAAAAGGGATTTATCATTTCTTTGTGGAACTCTGGCTTCGAAATATTCAATAAGGTTCAACACAAGTTTATGATCGGTAAATGGAGGACTAGGTTCACTTAATTCCAGAACAGGCAAGTTAAACTCAGTTGTGAGAGCTTTTGGATCATGAATATTCTTAAAAACTTCGGCCAAGATTTCGTGAACTTTggatgttaaattaaaattgaaggcCTCTTTTTTAAGAACATAAAAGACCAACTCATGGAGCTTCGAAGctttttgaattgatatttttgatgtatGCCTTAACAAACTTGGTTTTGCGTCCTTAGCTGCAATAATTGGCAAGAAATAAGCACTGATATAGGAAAAATTTtcctcaataattttttcttgtgaCTTTCCCGCATATAACTTACTAATTGCTTGCAGACTCTCATGATTGTTCCAAAGAATTAAAGGAACAATCACACTCTCATATTGAAGAAGGAAGGATTTAAAATCCCGGTTCAAGATTTTATGAGGAAATTTTTCAATACTGAATCCTTCACTGATAAAATCTTTGAGCACATATCCCAGCATCGAAGCCATATAATTGCCGACTCTATCAAATCCCTTCCTCTTTGATAGATTATGAATAACTCTCCGAATAGATACTAGAGATATATCATATGATTGATACATTAGTACTATTTTGGAAATAGATTCACGTTCAAGATATTCGCAACAACTAGAAATTCCACTAAGAGTCAATAACAATGTCCCAATTCTATTTCCGGTATCATCATCGCTTCTTGAGCTATCATCACGGTTCttcaataaatgatttaaagtgGAGTAAATGAGACGAAAGTCAGAAGACTTGTCCTTCACAGATTGCTGagtagaagaaaacaaaaaagacaCATATTTTGCACTCTGTTCTCTGAGTCTATTAGATGAATGACCTAAAAATCGTATCATTGACTTTCCAACGTGCACGGACTCAGAATCACATTCAGAATCATCAATCACACCAGCCTCTCGATCATCTATTGCCGCTAGATTGTGGATTTTAATGGGCCATAAAGCCCATTTGCCAGAAGGATCAATTGTCGTTAGAGAGTGAAGAACATCAATTATTTTGGATTGCAAGCGAATAGATAGTCTCTTATAGGATGACTGGGCATTCATtctgaaaaatggaaaaaaatatatacgtaaaaTATGTTTTGCACTTAATCAAAAAGTCATAACCCACCTGAAAAACGCTactaaaaacatcaaaaagttttttaaggatACGGGATTATGCGATTGAACAAAGTAAAGACGATGGACGTGATACACAAGagtattcaaaatttgtaataaagcAATAGATACATAGGGATCGAAGTTCTTAGGTCTCGTGGATCGCTTGGCAATATTTTGACAAGTTAgaagaatattttcaattagTTCCTCATCAAGGAAGTCATCACATGATTTCTCAATTAACTCAgtcaatatttccaaaataaagtaATCGCTTAAGTTTGGTAATGAGTTGACaacttctataattttttttcttagctcAATAAAGAAGGAATGTCTATCTGAAGAAAGGGATAATGTTACATTGGGGCAAGAGATTGAAACAATATACTTAAATAACTGTTCAGtatcctttttttgatttaatttctcATTCAAATCTTCTTGAAATTCATCAACATCCATTGAATCGCCTGTGCTA from Lepeophtheirus salmonis chromosome 1, UVic_Lsal_1.4, whole genome shotgun sequence includes these protein-coding regions:
- the tefu gene encoding serine-protein kinase ATM, translated to MRILSEVRDHCLGLDNDRITIRKKSEESLTHLLHSPRFVQALNAASSSENNRKDFNWDDVYHYAFRFLQREGPKGGGTPSQRLASTLLKTVVRKAGLLLKNPGIIVRDMLQLLLENSSLRDNFGFDAVSVIERIISYHEYCRLLPVPLWTSQLPKAAFSLFECPPKDSDFLGCARFFKKVIQMSSAYSEIAYSSRLTFLVKIINDVKLGAGAFEARSAFLSATLFLLKEFERDERKAICQFGESIIPTVLTMFEDGARHNRHGPIVDFLRFQVSIHHPYGARSIEEGFYAKDHGLWTKHLFGIYSNVIDTWILNIRSKNALKSANQSTHLDPSLCDLGIEVVRQLFIENNEVTREITQIVNLNETISQQPSAKRRRVLQVGFESLLENIRNEDKNISIPWLQILSGLLFRYPKDSLTSYQFCNIFSQIVFVLQGSKVISVKREILKTLEALKILSSTCNFKTDWSLVWEYTLNIVSLNQCMEEGHSLIRLLMMDMSTRKLRRLMDIYMNKIVKCNLYSIQTLVSLITMVEIPHKISGRRTILSWLCPIDQGESLDSWNETLKDYPCVIVSLLVGLCLQSPVDLNLSYGLEGKNYSNEDLSQSGSSVNYQRSLSSAESRDSYSEESKRLETLILESDLIVLPDSSNSLFDKNKESSRFLRAQLNQPMFQDINDLLVKLSGEVLDRVNEGRNTENPAELVREGLQQAALLSSFITQLVKCNVFQSNESIQSSRLACIYGSCVKQSAMVSYKMLANDKSMVVLSIWHTFLSSKRSTETDNLLWNEFPLDFIEKAVQVFLFRCKMLKSSQSTESTRPINKVRDEFDDFDEFDSNVREEDSTGDSMDVDEFQEDLNEKLNQKKDTEQLFKYIVSISCPNVTLSLSSDRHSFFIELRKKIIEVVNSLPNLSDYFILEILTELIEKSCDDFLDEELIENILLTCQNIAKRSTRPKNFDPYVSIALLQILNTLVYHVHRLYFVQSHNPVSLKNFLMFLVAFFRMNAQSSYKRLSIRLQSKIIDVLHSLTTIDPSGKWALWPIKIHNLAAIDDREAGVIDDSECDSESVHVGKSMIRFLGHSSNRLREQSAKYVSFLFSSTQQSVKDKSSDFRLIYSTLNHLLKNRDDSSRSDDDTGNRIGTLLLTLSGISSCCEYLERESISKIVLMYQSYDISLVSIRRVIHNLSKRKGFDRVGNYMASMLGYVLKDFISEGFSIEKFPHKILNRDFKSFLLQYESVIVPLILWNNHESLQAISKLYAGKSQEKIIEENFSYISAYFLPIIAAKDAKPSLLRHTSKISIQKASKLHELVFYVLKKEAFNFNLTSKVHEILAEVFKNIHDPKALTTEFNLPVLELSEPSPPFTDHKLVLNLIEYFEARVPQRNDKSLLEFLGENISSCLLEMCLNFMAAFKTPTNCDTRIRSLHGVKIFLDSLHPSESFKHFHFIMWYISDSLLRALRDSKNSGSVIQLSLKVLYTLICTCVSHLPSIMNPYFAPIVNSLIPIHSDHESDVHSILDFLLIDNANLFLPEIRKLCPFPSDILFGKYNKVLQDVRKDSFRTTLLDDIESFLDDVRLPSPHRLKYLHESISSKKNEMESILEELNRSQILSENTKSSPVHSLIDKLLDIFLKNTHKELVSKCLGEIGPVNLNSVVIKPYKSIVASETNNPEKDYLREIIVLLLDLILDEHHPTSKMAYYALQVLCKLDIIQDIVNSEKMSQLHKSLLIPFYCTLENDEILKGEVLVNYNFKDASNWIIEENDDFDNWIKERVSNILIKYFDPRSFSIFTPLVDLCASNSAFCEHIFPFLVHVLLLNGDEGIKEEVSNKINTIFSEHYTSDSRSSISNKGLNPSSVMSCLNVVRHLRLQSLPRKRSNDVLTKWKNNFWLSNINYLHVARASLNTSEYFESILYSEIWTQQMVEKYGNIKLKMSESDRHNILDIIYELFPLESQKCQSILYEAFAALGNTDALNGCGESRLIEGDEIALIDHLAQERESFKVLGFCDSLVSKGKAQKKYLLTMFNSGLYHTLYSYIINNAKQVDEEDDTEIKDLRYECAWKLSQWDDVDVSLRSETKSFAENRYSCLSKLVRRDDEDLDYFIANARKSIHLNDVHSSIGVSKSLGQFMALREIECLKANDYIEESNHLNYKFSVDTKRQRCIFYLSQLGNSDVKSSVKDMALKFFVKECSHLAEIALDHSDFHVAKSCVFSLKEASVGNRVLKLKAQFLEAKLLWEWNNKKTAVLLLKKLANDLSIMNQDGDEMTSIYPQVLGTLGQWMYMLKSESAPIILDKYLQKSVSYYEELEDPKRKNSLMLEAYINLASFCDDQYQNISDHIKSKDFEDKQKLMKEIQEESSNLNQVGKDLDKDVKQSAVILNRHSNIDKLEVESIQRDRQKYLLLALQNYLNAFIAGDSPHDLKIFRFVSLWFSNSQDPDVSVVVSESINEIRTFKFVNLLYQLAARMTLKLEEGNFGKILMNLMVQCMRDHPHHTLPVVLALANSQADDAFTLGKGGKKNISLGDEDRTFAAKKLLQVFKKQDLKHGSLLKDMENICLTLIQFAYEKSPPPRSNESNKIKLGSSNPIRKICDMDHVPILTEFIPVSKIGKYSFVGIREFSDFYETVGGVNAPKKIYCIGTDGIKRPMLVKGKDDLRQDAVMQQVFNLMNSLLKDPKLKVQTYKVVALSQRSGVLEWCQNTMPLKDYLVGADNKSGAHARYHPDDYSAYDCRVKLVKAQASKDHLKKLKAFTDICEHFHPVMHQFFLEHFPSPEMHYERREAYTRSAAAASMVGYILGLGDRHIQNILIHKTTGHLVHIDLGIAFEQGKILPTPETIPFRLSRDIVDGFGTCGVEGTFRRSCESTLSVLRNNKESIFTILQVMVHDPLYNWSLTPDKAYRLQFGRAPDAKTRAKWEQSSDSPSRAANDGGGNRMAERVLLRVGQKLDGFEEGFNMSIQGQVNALIHQARDPNRLCALYPGWSPFV
- the LOC121122273 gene encoding peptidyl-prolyl cis-trans isomerase FKBP9 codes for the protein MRGATIILCSLSLFIQDSFSQQLNRKVTERKPCHKLAQAKSGDEVHVVYSGKLASNGKVFDSNTHKNPIHFELGKGLVIKGWDEGLVGTCIGEKLTLNIPSSLAYGEKGAGDGLIPPNADLIFDVELVDVDKEIEIDTTKKGDCSNDKITRKRDRVRINYVGKIAKPDGSLEVYDETYATELLPLTVGTVGIEGFDSGVSGACLGEERTVVVPPKKGYGEKGIEGLVPANSTLVWEIKVKHIEDRVLSFLDRISSGTFG